In the genome of Apodemus sylvaticus chromosome 2, mApoSyl1.1, whole genome shotgun sequence, one region contains:
- the LOC127677832 gene encoding disks large homolog 5-like encodes MFARLRKLFRRTSMDGRETRERRKEAGLSSESSERQRRWSWRMWRADRQISSPATVLSKKQAKEEEERLTRELQLVTQERNELRDRLIYVTEGAMNKRPYYTPNPLYEKLKLKEKEIMTFLHTLEKENIEAKQNFQDFKKEINFYRNLHSRLLMQKNLMNKRLVTLKQENKEVHADWIIIQQYLVDLNLNNKDGQKSSIPQGQQHQDAESIARAEISTDQEEGLLQNELPPQEAPAELHPQEPQNSLDESSTT; translated from the exons ATGTTTGCCCGACTCAGAAAACTTTTTCGGAGAACCAGTATGGAtgggagagagactagagagaggaggaaggaagctggcctttcatctgagagtaGTGAAAGACAAAGGAGGTGGTCATGGAGAATGTGGA GGGCTGACAGGCAGATATCATCACCTGCAACTGTCCTgagcaagaagcaggccaaggaggaagaggagaggctgacCAGAGAGCTGCAGCTCGTTACacaagagagaaatgagctgagagatcgcttgatctatgtcacagagggagccatgaacaagag GCCATACTACACACCAAATCCATTAtatgaaaaattgaagttaaaggagaaggagattatgacatttctacacaCCTTAGAGAAGGAGAACATTGAGGCCAAACAGAACTTCCAGGATTTCAAGAAGGAGATTAACTTCTATCG CAACCTGCACAGCCGGCTCCTGATGCAGAAGAACCTTATGAATAAGAGGTTGGTaacactgaagcaggagaacaaggaagtacatGCTGATTGGATCATCATTCAGCAATACTTGGTTGACTTGAACCTGAATAATAAAGATGGACAGAAGTCAAGCATCCCCCAGGGCCAACAACATCAG GATGCAGAGAGTAtagcaagagctgaaatttccacagaCCAGGAAGAGGGCCTCTTGCAGAATGAGTTGCCACCTCAGGAAGCCCCTGCTGAGCTCCATCCTCAAGAGCCACAAAATTCCTTGGATGAGTCTTCTACCACATAA